The Echinicola rosea genome has a segment encoding these proteins:
- a CDS encoding SIS domain-containing protein, giving the protein MIQTTYLTLDAEKAEELGAFHTAKEIAGQPELWQRVFSQVVKDKGAIHTFLKPIFEKSNARIILTGAGSSAFIGESAQGAVQQMTDVHTQAIATTDIVTHPELFFLQDAPTLLVSFARSGNSPESVEAVKLADEHCKEIYHLIITCNPDGELAAYADDCEGNCFALVLPEGSNDNSLAMTGSFTSMLLAILLVAGVDQLDELKGQFEDAMETATGMLHHQLEKFEAVAELDFERVIFLGSGTMLGVARECHLKLQELTDGQVVCKHDSFLGFRHGPRAVANEDSIVVYLFSKDAHVSRYEKDLAQSIGKDKRKIKTISFAAGKKDGYHSILDLPAVGDSEKAIFNVLPATMVGQLLGFYKCLQLGLRPDNPSVSGAISRVVQGVTIYRKEK; this is encoded by the coding sequence ATGATACAAACGACATATTTGACCCTGGATGCTGAGAAAGCAGAGGAGCTGGGGGCATTTCACACGGCAAAGGAAATAGCAGGGCAGCCTGAGTTGTGGCAGCGGGTGTTTAGCCAAGTTGTCAAGGATAAAGGCGCCATTCATACTTTTCTAAAGCCGATTTTTGAAAAGAGCAATGCTCGAATTATCCTTACTGGTGCCGGGTCTTCAGCTTTTATAGGAGAGTCGGCCCAAGGGGCAGTGCAGCAAATGACGGATGTTCACACCCAAGCAATAGCGACCACGGATATTGTGACGCATCCCGAATTGTTTTTCCTTCAGGATGCCCCCACGTTATTGGTGTCCTTTGCGCGGTCTGGCAATAGCCCAGAAAGTGTGGAAGCCGTAAAGCTCGCTGACGAGCACTGCAAGGAAATTTACCACCTGATCATTACCTGTAATCCAGACGGTGAACTCGCTGCATATGCTGATGATTGTGAGGGGAACTGTTTTGCCTTGGTGCTGCCTGAGGGCTCCAATGACAATAGCTTGGCCATGACCGGAAGCTTTACTTCTATGTTACTGGCAATTCTACTTGTAGCGGGCGTTGATCAGCTGGATGAGTTGAAAGGACAGTTTGAGGATGCGATGGAGACGGCAACGGGTATGTTGCACCATCAGTTGGAAAAATTTGAAGCGGTAGCGGAATTGGATTTTGAGCGGGTGATCTTCTTGGGATCCGGAACGATGCTAGGAGTGGCAAGGGAGTGTCACCTAAAGCTTCAGGAGCTCACCGATGGCCAAGTGGTTTGTAAGCATGACTCCTTTCTTGGTTTCAGGCACGGTCCGAGAGCGGTTGCAAACGAGGATTCCATTGTGGTTTACTTGTTTTCGAAGGATGCGCATGTGTCGCGTTATGAAAAAGATTTGGCCCAAAGTATTGGGAAAGACAAAAGAAAAATAAAGACCATCAGCTTTGCGGCTGGTAAGAAGGACGGGTATCATTCCATTTTGGACCTTCCTGCAGTAGGGGATAGTGAAAAAGCAATCTTCAATGTCCTTCCTGCTACAATGGTGGGGCAGCTACTCGGGTTTTATAAGTGCTTGCAGCTGGGGTTACGTCCTGATAATCCCTCCGTAAGTGGAGCCATCAGCAGGGTGGTTCAGGGAGTGACCATTTACAGAAAAGAGAAGTAA